In a single window of the Salmo trutta chromosome 23, fSalTru1.1, whole genome shotgun sequence genome:
- the cdk9 gene encoding cyclin-dependent kinase 9, which translates to MQRDKTGNAAGAEKPDREAAIMSKYYDGVEFPFCDEFSKYEKLAKIGQGTFGEVFKAKHRQTGKKVALKKVLMENEKEGFPITALREIKILQLLKHENVVNLIEICRTKATQFNRYKGSIYLVFDFCEHDLAGLLSNANVKFTLAEIKKVMQMLLNGLYYIHRNKILHRDMKAANVLITRDGVLKLADFGLARAFSLAKNSQGNRYTNRVVTLWYRPPELLLGERDYGPPIDLWGAGCIMAEMWTRSPIMQGNTEQHQLTLISQLCGSITAEVWPGVDKKYELYQKMELPKGQKRKVKDRLKAYVKDPYALDLIDKLLVLDPAQRTDSDDALNHDFFWSDPMPSDLKNMLSTHNTSMFEYLAPPRRRGHMPQQPANQNRNPATTSQTEFDRVF; encoded by the exons ATGCAGCGAGACAAAACAGGAAACGCCGCCGGGGCTGAAAA GCCTGACCGGGAGGCCGCCATTATGTCCAAATACTACGACGGAGTCGAATTCCCTTTCtgtgatgagttttctaaatatGAAAAACTTGCCAAGATCGGCCAAGGGACCTTTGG GGAGGTGTTCAAagccaaacacagacagactgggaAGAAGGTAGCACTGAAGAAAGTGTTGATGGAGAATGAGAAAGAAGGG TTTCCCATCACTGCTTTAAGAGAGATCAAGATTCTGCAGCTCTTGAAACACGAGAATGTTGTCAACCTCATAGAGATCTGTCGAACTAAAG CCACCCAGTTCAACCGCTACAAAGGAAGCATCTACTTGGTGTTTGACTTCTGTGAGCACGACCTGGCGGGGTTGCTAAGCAACGCCAATGTGAAATTCACCCTGGCTGAGATCAAGAAGGTGATGCAGATGCTGCTGAACGGACTCTACTATATCCACAGAAACAAG ATCTTACACAGAGACATGAAGGCGGCCAACGTGCTCATTACCCGAGACGGCGTGCTGAAGCTGGCAGACTTTGGGCTGGCGCGAGCCTTCAGCCTGGCCAAAAACAGCCAGGGCAACCGCTACACCAACCGTGTGGTCACACTCTGGTACAGGCCCCCAGAGTTGCTGCTAG GCGAGAGAGACTACGGGCCTCCCATTGACCTGTGGGGTGCAGGCTGCATCATGGCGGAGATGTGGACACGCAGTCCCATCATGCAAGGCAACACAGAGCAGCACCAGCTCACACTCATCAGTCAGCTGTGTGGCTCTATCACAGCAGAG GTATGGCCAGGCGTGGACAAGAAGTACGAGCTTTACCAGAAGATGGAGCTCCCTAAGGGCCAGAAGAGGAAAGTGAAGGACCGCCTCAAGGCCTACGTCAAGGACCCGTACGCCCTGGACCTGATTGACAAGCTCCTAGTCTTAGACCCTGCACAGAGGACGGACAGCGACGACGCTCTGAACCACGACTTTTTCTGGTCGGACCCCATGCCCTCAGACCTGAAGAACATGCTCTCCACACACAACACGTCCATGTTTGAGTACCTGGCCCCGCCCCGCAGGAGAGGTCACATGCCCCAGCAGCCGGCCAATCAGAACAGGAACCCGGCCACGACGAGTCAGACGGAGTTTGACCGGGTGTTTTGA